A genomic stretch from Gemmatimonadaceae bacterium includes:
- a CDS encoding helix-hairpin-helix domain-containing protein, which yields MTMRADHKALLFIGAVGVLGAGVRVVRASTASDHGDQPALAHQMQAADSSAHAQRGPRPKSKGRRGGAKSPADSTPAHAAPTHGAGALDRPGYINGKLDLDAASAAQIDSLPGVSTLMAKRIAVDRMLRGPFVNRDGLRRVSGAGPTFVARIDSLVTFSGTVLQPSPTDTIIPARSSKRAAPRPQAPKPP from the coding sequence ATGACGATGCGTGCAGACCACAAAGCCCTGCTCTTCATTGGCGCCGTCGGCGTACTCGGCGCCGGCGTCCGCGTCGTGCGAGCGTCCACGGCGTCGGATCACGGCGATCAGCCGGCGCTCGCGCACCAAATGCAGGCGGCCGATTCATCGGCTCACGCCCAACGCGGCCCGCGACCAAAGTCCAAGGGTCGCCGCGGCGGTGCAAAGTCACCCGCCGATTCCACGCCGGCACACGCCGCGCCGACGCACGGCGCCGGCGCGCTCGATCGCCCCGGCTACATCAACGGCAAACTCGACCTCGACGCCGCCTCAGCAGCACAAATCGACTCACTCCCCGGCGTTTCGACGCTGATGGCCAAACGCATCGCGGTCGACCGCATGCTGCGCGGCCCATTCGTGAATCGTGATGGACTCAGGCGCGTGAGCGGTGCAGGCCCGACGTTCGTCGCCCGCATCGATTCACTCGTGACGTTCTCCGGAACGGTGCTTCAACCCAGTCCGACGGACACGATCATCCCCGCACGCTCATCGAAACGCGCCGCGCCGCGCCCCCAAGCGCCTAAGCCGCCGTAA
- a CDS encoding S8 family serine peptidase produces MMPLSLRIALVSLVTAAACGAPATVATTPVPASPPATATAATPMPAAGGQPTRVPAVHVSSLPRNWQLLDESIDGIPGISSERAMRELLAGRTPKRTVLVAVIDNGIDTAHVDLRPNLWTDPQTHLHGWDFIGGANGGDVNFDTFEVTRQYARCHNKPAASGAPPITDAAECRAIDADYEKQRADVESNAASYRQVNDLLQQILPILAEAAHVPADSLDAARVRAINPATSAQVSRARQIFLELDAEGATPAQIKEGLTSLEGQVKYSLDPSYNPRTIVGDNYSDVTQHNYGNGDVMGPNAGHGSHVSGIIGAVRGNGIGVDGIAPAVKFMMIRTVPDGDERDKDVANAIRYAVDHGAQIISMSFGKPYSPYKSAVDDAVRYADAHGVLMVHAAGNDGADLAKGHNFPTPVYLDGGRPQNWIEVGASSWKGGDSLAANFSNYSERLVDVFAPGVDILSTVPGNKYERDSGTSMAAPVVSGLAALLMGYYPNLSAADVKKIILASVMKLDQTVYQPDPKQMTQRVSFKSLSVTGGIVNAYNAVRMAEAMSGGRVQP; encoded by the coding sequence ATGATGCCGCTGTCTCTCCGCATCGCGCTCGTTTCGCTCGTGACCGCCGCGGCCTGCGGCGCTCCGGCCACCGTTGCTACGACGCCTGTTCCCGCTTCGCCGCCGGCGACGGCTACTGCAGCGACGCCAATGCCCGCGGCGGGCGGTCAGCCCACACGCGTGCCGGCCGTGCACGTCAGCAGCCTGCCGCGGAATTGGCAGCTGCTCGATGAATCGATCGACGGCATTCCGGGCATCAGCTCGGAGCGCGCCATGCGTGAGTTGCTCGCCGGGCGGACGCCCAAGCGCACGGTGCTCGTGGCGGTCATCGACAACGGCATCGACACGGCGCATGTGGATCTGCGGCCGAACCTCTGGACCGATCCGCAGACGCACCTGCACGGTTGGGATTTCATCGGCGGCGCCAATGGCGGCGACGTGAACTTCGATACCTTCGAGGTGACGCGTCAGTATGCGCGCTGCCACAACAAGCCGGCCGCGAGTGGCGCGCCGCCGATCACCGATGCGGCGGAGTGCAGAGCGATCGACGCCGACTATGAGAAGCAGCGCGCCGACGTCGAAAGCAACGCCGCGAGTTATCGGCAGGTGAACGATCTCCTACAGCAGATTTTGCCGATTCTCGCCGAGGCGGCGCATGTGCCCGCCGACTCGCTCGATGCGGCGCGCGTGCGCGCGATCAATCCGGCGACCTCCGCGCAAGTCTCGCGCGCTCGACAAATTTTCCTGGAGCTCGATGCCGAGGGCGCGACGCCGGCGCAGATCAAGGAAGGGCTGACGTCGCTCGAGGGGCAGGTCAAGTACTCGCTCGATCCGTCGTACAATCCGCGGACCATCGTCGGCGACAACTATTCGGACGTCACGCAGCACAACTACGGCAACGGCGACGTGATGGGCCCGAACGCGGGCCATGGCTCGCACGTGTCGGGAATCATCGGCGCGGTGCGCGGCAATGGCATCGGCGTCGACGGCATCGCGCCGGCGGTGAAGTTCATGATGATCCGCACCGTGCCGGACGGCGACGAGCGCGACAAGGACGTCGCGAACGCGATTCGGTATGCGGTCGATCACGGCGCGCAGATCATCAGTATGAGTTTTGGAAAGCCGTACTCGCCCTACAAGTCCGCGGTCGACGATGCGGTGCGCTACGCCGACGCGCATGGTGTGTTGATGGTACACGCCGCCGGCAACGACGGCGCGGACCTGGCGAAGGGACACAACTTCCCGACGCCGGTCTATCTCGACGGCGGGCGTCCGCAGAACTGGATCGAAGTCGGCGCGTCGTCGTGGAAGGGCGGCGATTCGCTCGCGGCCAACTTTTCGAACTACAGCGAGCGGCTCGTCGACGTGTTCGCGCCCGGCGTCGACATTCTCTCGACGGTGCCCGGCAACAAGTACGAGCGTGACAGCGGCACGAGCATGGCGGCGCCGGTCGTGAGCGGACTCGCGGCGCTGCTGATGGGCTACTACCCGAATCTCTCCGCGGCCGACGTCAAGAAGATCATTCTCGCGTCGGTGATGAAGCTCGACCAGACGGTCTATCAGCCGGATCCGAAGCAGATGACGCAACGCGTGTCGTTCAAATCGCTGTCGGTGACGGGCGGGATCGTCAACGCGTACAACGCGGTGCGCATGGCTGAAGCGATGAGCGGCGGACGGGTTCAGCCGTAG